The following coding sequences are from one Triticum dicoccoides isolate Atlit2015 ecotype Zavitan chromosome 4A, WEW_v2.0, whole genome shotgun sequence window:
- the LOC119288067 gene encoding receptor kinase-like protein Xa21, whose translation MPRLATHKLLLRPVFTMIPFLILLPCMHSTDLDALLCLKSQLSDPSRALASWSNASLTPCGWQGVRCSTLNASRVVSLDLGSLNLTGQIFPCVAELDFLDRIHMPNNHLTGHISPDIGRLTRLTYLNLSMNSLGGAIPDAISSCSQLETISLESNSLEGEIPQALAQCLLLRQIVLSNNNLQGSIPSRFGLLPNLSVLLLTSNMLTGNIPEFLGSSGSLMSVNLRNNSLSGGIPPALFNSTTISYIDMSHNNLSGSIPPFLQTSAPLQYLSLTKNYLSGGIPSSIGNMSSLSSLQLAQNNFQGSIPDSLGKISGLQVLNLKDNNLSGIVPLAIYANTSLTYLSLSLNQLVGRIPADIGYTLPNITELILGGNQLDGPIPASLGNASNLHNLDLRQNSLTGVIPPLGHLSKLKILDVGTNMLKSGDWTFLSSLKNCTKLKILCLDFNGLGGTIPTSFGDLSNNLEVLLLSDNQLIGEIPSAIGKLKGLTALVMQINSLSGRIPDTLGNLLNMSLLSLSHNKLSGEIPQSIGKLERLTELYLMENNLTGQIPPSLEGCKNLLLLNLSSNNLYGSIPSELFSISTLSKGLDLSYNRLSGNIPSQIGSLMNLNSLSISNNRLYGEIPSALGQCHLLESLSLEANLLQGKIPKSLGTLRGINMMDLSQNNLSGEIPKFLESFTSLYVLNLSFNDFEGPVPKGGVFANSSAVFIQGNKKLCASSPLQQVPLCTTLDYKRKKTTHVVTIVVPLTTIVVVALACLAFILLKNRGIETEGHVTQSFREHNRYSYMDLYKATDGFCSSSIVGSGSFGVVYKGHSEFQSIAIKVFKLDQLGASKSFFAECDALRNIRHRNLIRVISLCSTTDPRGNEFKALILEYMEHGNLESWLYPKENKANPKGPLGLGSRITIAMDIATALDYLHNRCSPPLVHCDLKPRNVLLGEEMVACLGDFGLAKFLHGDSSTGANKSSNIVGPRGSVGYIAPEYGMGCKISIEGDIYSYGIILLEMITGKHPTDDMFKDGMNLHNFVEAALSQEIGEILEPSFVTCDGEGGENLLMAETKWCVTRLAKLGLKCSEISAKSRPTTEDVYAEIISIKENFISLQHRQNKLTSSL comes from the exons ATGCCTCGCCTAGCCACACACAAGCTGCTCCTGCGACCTGTTTTCACCATGATCCCTTTCCTAATCCTTCTTCCCTGCATGCACTCCACTGATCTGGATGCACTTCTCTGCCTGAAGTCCCAGCTCTCTGACCCCTCGCGAGCACTAGCTTCTTGGAGCAATGCGTCTCTCACGCCCTGCGGTTGGCAAGGAgtgagatgcagcacacttaacgcGTCTCGCGTGGTTTCATTAGACCTCGGGTCGCTAAACCTCACCGGCCAAATATTTCCCTGCGTTGCGGAGCTTGATTTCCTTGACAGAATCCACATGCCAAATAACCATCTCACTGGCCACATCTCCCCCGACATCGGCCGGTTGACCCGGCTCACATACCTCAACCTTAGCATGAACTCCCTGGGTGGTGCCATCCCTGATGCCATATCTTCCTGCTCTCAACTCGAGACCATAAGCCTGGAGAGCAACTCCCTTGAAGGTGAGATCCCTCAAGCTCTCGCTCAGTGTTTGCTTCTCCGGCAAATTGTTCTCAGCAACAACAATCTTCAGGGAAGCATCCCATCCAGGTTCGGTTTGCTTCCCAACCTTTCTGTGCTATTGCTCACTAGCAACATGCTCACTGGAAACATTCCAGAGTTTTTGGGGAGTAGCGGTTCTCTCATGTCAGTGAATCTAAGAAATAATAGCCTCAGTGGAGGAATCCCTCCTGCCCTGTTCAATAGCACAACCATTTCCTACATAGATATGTCACATAATAACCTTTCAGGGTCTATCCCACCTTTCCTTCAAACCTCTGCACCACTGCAATACCTCTCACTAACTAAAAACTACCTCTCTGGGGGCATTCCTTCTTCAATTGGAAACATGTCTTCCCTATCTTCCCTTCAGCTTGCTCAAAACAACTTCCAAGGAAGTATTCCAGACAGCTTAGGTAAGATATCAGGTTTGCAAGTACTAAACTTGAAAGATAACAATTTGTCGGGCATTGTGCCTCTAGCAATTTACGCAAACACTTCCCTTACTTATCTTAGCCTTAGTCTCAATCAACTTGTTGGTAGAATTCCTGCGGACATTGGCTACACTCTTCCAAACATCACTGAGTTGATACTAGGAGGAAACCAATTGGATGGCCCAATTCCTGCTTCATTGGGCAACGCATCAAACCTCCACAATTTAGACCTTCGTCAAAATTCACTCACTGGTGTTATTCCTCCATTGGGACACTTAAGCAAGTTGAAAATCTTAGATGTGGGAACAAACATGCTTAAATCTGGAGATTGGACTTTCTTGTCTTCTCTAAAAAATTGTACTAAACTAAAGATATTATGTTTGGATTTTAATGGCCTTGGGGGGACAATTCCTACCTCTTTTGGGGATCTTTCAAACAACCTAGAGGTGCTTCTCCTATCTGACAACCAACTGATAGGTGAAATACCTTCGGCAATAGGAAAACTCAAAGGCCTAACAGCTCTTGTAATGCAAATTAATTCACTATCAGGGCGCATTCCTGATACCCTTGGAAATCTTCTGAATATGTCACTACTAAGCTTATCCCACAACAAACTTTCCGGAGAAATCCCACAGTCGATTGGGAAACTAGAGCGACTCACCGAACTTTATCTCATGGAAAATAATTTGACTGGTCAAATTCCTCCTAGTTTGGAAGGCTGTAAAAATTTGTTGTTGCTGAACCTTTCATCCAATAATTTATATGGAAGCATTCCATCAGAACTCTTTTCCATCTCAACACTTTCTAAAGGCTTGGATCTTTCCTATAACCGACTCAGTGGGAACATACCTTCTCAGATAGGTAGTTTGATGAATTTGAACTCACTTAGCATATCCAACAACCGATTATATGGTGAGATACCTTCCGCACTCGGCCAATGCCATCTTTTGGAATCTCTCTCTTTGGAGGCAAATTTGTTGCAAGGAAAAATTCCAAAGTCTCTTGGGACTTTAAGAGGAATCAATATGATGGATCTATCTCAAAATAACTTGTCTGGTGAAATACCAAAATTTTTGGAGTCATTTACCTCCTTATATGTTCTCAACCTATCCTTCAATGACTTTGAGGGACCAGTCCCGAAAGGTGGTGTTTTCGCCAATTCAAGTGCGGTGTTCATCCAAGGAAACAAAAAATTGTGTGCAAGTTCTCCATTGCAACAAGTGCCACTTTGCACCACATTAGATTACAAAAGGAAGAAGACCACACATGTTGTAACTATAGTGGTTCCACTTACTACTATTGTTGTAGTTGCCTTGGCATGCCTTGCATTCATTCTTCTGAAGAATAGAGGTATTGAAACTGAGGGGCACGTCACCCAGTCCTTCAGGGAGCATAATAGATACTCATACATGGATTTATATAAAGCAACAGATGGTTTCTGTTCATCCAGTATTGTTGGTTCAGGAAGCTTTGGAGTGGTATACAAAGGCCATTCTGAATTTCAATCCATTGCCATTAAGGTATTCAAGCTTGACCAACTTGGAGCATCAAAGAGTTTCTTCGCTGAATGTGATGCACTAAGAAACATTCGCCACCGGAATTTGATTAGGGTGATTAGTCTATGCTCAACCACTGATCCAAGAGGAAATGAATTCAAAGCACTTATTCTTGAGTACATGGAACATGGTAACCTAGAAAGTTGGTTGTATCCAAAAGAAAACAAAGCCAACCCAAAAGGACCATTGGGTTTGGGCTCAAGGATAACAATAGCTATGGACATAGCTACTGCATTAGATTATCTCCATAATCGATGCAGTCCTCCTTTGGTTCATTGTGATTTGAAACCACGCAATGTCCTTCTGGGTGAAGAAATGGTTGCATGTCTTGGTGACTTTGGACTCGCAAAATTTCTTCATGGAGACTCTTCAACGGGAGCTAATAAGTCCTCAAATATTGTTGGGCCGAGAGGATCAGTTGGATATATTGCACCTG AATATGGCATGGGGTGCAAGATCTCAATAGAGGGTGATATCTATAGCTACGGAATTATTCTTTTAGAGATGATCACAGGAAAGCATCCAACAGATGATATGTTTAAGGATGGTATGAACCTTCACAACTTTGTGGAAGCAGCACTCTCACAGGAAATTGGTGAAATCTTAGAACCAAGTTTTGTCACATGTGATGGAGAAGGAGGAGAAAATCTTCTAATGGCTGAAACAAAATGGTGTGTCACTCGACTAGCAAAACTTGGCTTAAAGTGCTCTGAGATTTCAGCAAAGAGTCGGCCGACAACAGAGGATGTTTATGCTGAAATCATCAGCATCAAAGAAAATTTTATATCATTGCAGCATAGACAAAATAAATTAACATCATCGTTGTAA